ACGCGGGTGAAGTCGTCGCGCCACTGGGTGTGCTTCATGCCGAGCGGGACGAAGAGGCGCTGCCGCGTGAAGTCGGCGAAGGACTGGCCGCTCACGCGCGCCACGATGATGGCGAGTAGGTTGTAGCCGGTGTTGCAGTAGAGGTACTCGGTGCCGGGCGGGAAGTTGAGGGCCTTCTGCCGGCTGACCACGTCCAGCACGTGCGCGTGGGTGTGGATGCGGGTGCCGCGAGGCCAGCCCGCCGCGTCCACGACGGTGCCCCAGTCCCGCAGGCCGCTGGTGTGCTGCATCAGGTGCCGCAGCGTTATCGGGGTGCCGTAGTCGGGGAGCTCCGGGACGTAGCGGCGCGCCGGGTCGTCGAGCGAGAGCTTGCCGTCCTGGGCGAGCAGGAGCACCGCGGCGGCGGTGAATTGCTTGGAGACGGAGCCGGCCTCGAACACCGTGGCGGGGGTGTTGGGGAGGTCATGCTCCAGGTTGGCCTGTCCGTAGGCGCGCTCCAGCAGCGTCTTCCCGCCCTGGCTCACACCGACGGCGCAGCCGGGCAAGCCCGGCTCGGTGAAACGAGAGAATGCGAGGTCCACCAGGGCCATGGCTCCGGGCGTGGCGCCATCGGCCCATGCGGTGGCGGACAGGAGCGAGAGGAGGAGCAGGACGCGCGAAGGCTGCGTGGGCATCGGACACCTGGGGAGGAAGTGGCTGTCTTATAGTCCGTCCGGCCCGCCGAGCGCCGGACGAGCGCCGGAACGGAGGGAACGATGGAACACAGCTATCGCGACTACACCTTGAGACGCGCCGTCGCCGAGGAGCTGCCAGCGCTCCCGGAGGTGGAGCGCCTCGCGGCGGAGCAGTTCCACCACTCGCCGCATCCGTTCGCGGCCGGGCTCCCGGTGCAGTCCCTGGAGCAACTGCGGGAGCACCACCAGCGGGGAGACGTGTGGGTGGCCGTCGCGAAGGACGGCACCGTCGCGGCCTTCACCATCTGCAAGCCGCTGGACGGGGCCGTCTTCATCGTCGAGGCGGACGTGCACCCCGGCCATGCGCGGCGGGGACTGGGCGCGGCGCTGTTCGAGCTCATCGCACGGTGGGCCCGGGCGGAGGGATACCCGGCGTTGCTGCTCACCACCTTCGGGGACGTGGCATGGAACGCGCCCTACTACGAGCGTCTGGGGTTCCGCATCCTCCGGGACGACGAGCAGGGGCCGGGGCTGCGCGCCATCCGTGAAGCGGAGACGCGGTTCGGCCTCCCGCCCGAGAGCCGCGTCTCCATGAAGCGCGTCCTCGACAGTGAGCGCTGATTCAGGACGCGCGACACTCGTACACAGCCATGGCGCTCCCCGGGGCGCCCCGGCAGCAGGAAGGAACGTTCCTTCCGCGCGGGGCACGTCCACCGGCGAGCTCAGGCAGGACACGCCCGCGACGCTGGCCGCCCTGCCCGTCGCCGAGCGTGGAAGGAACGTTCCTTCCGCCGGAGGCACGCCCCCCCGCGCGTTCGGGCAGGACACGCCCGCGACACGGGCCGCCCTGCTCGTCCCCGAGCATGGAAGGAGCGTTCCTTCCGCCGGAGGCACGCCCCCGCGCGTTCGAGCAGGACGCGCCCGTACCCTGGACGCACTGCCCCTCGCCGGAGCCTGGAAGGAACGCTCATTCCGCGTCGCAGCCAGCCCTGCCCACCCTCCCGAGCCTGGAAGGAACGCTCATTCCGCCGGGGGCGCGACCTCCGGCGGGCCCCGGCAGACCTCACCCGCGGCCTGGCTGAGCGCCCCCTCGACTGCGAGCGCCGAGCACGTCAGGGCGCACACGCCGCGCCGCCGAGCGCGGTGGTGAGATGGGTCCGGGCGAAGTAGGCGAAGCCCGCGACGCGCAGCCCGTTGCGGAACGTGCGGTCATCGGCGCGGTACGCATCGAGCACCGTCGTCTCCGCGAGCTCGAGCGCATCCGCGAAGCGGTTGTCAGAGAACCAGCGGCCGGAGAAGTCGCACTCCGCCGAGAAGATGGGCCACACCTGGACGGGGCGGCCCCACTCGCGGGACAGGTGCTCCAGCCGCGTCCGGAGGTACGGGTAGGCATTGGCGGGAGTCGCCACGTAGGCGTGCAGGAGGACGACGTCCACCAGCTCGCGCAGGGTGCGGGCCTCCTCGGCGGAGAACCAGCCCACGTACGTGGCCGCCAGCATCCCCTTCTCGTCAGCGAGGGTGCGCACATGCGCGAGCAGGCGGAGGTAATCACCCCAGCGCAAGTCGGCGGACGTCGTCCCGTTCCAGAACTCATGCTCGGTCAGCAGCCCATCGAACCGTGCGGTGGCCGGAGTCGCGGAGTCGTTGAGGTACGTCCGGACAGTGGCGACGTTGGTGGGCGTCGCGACGATGGCGAAGACGCGTAAGACGCCCGCCGCGTGGGCCCGGGTGATGAACGCACGCAGCGCCGCGGTGCGGGTGGCGTTCCCCAGAATCTGGTTGAGGCGGTAGATGCCGAGCTGGTTGATGCGGCGGGCGGCGACGAAGCTCCAGAACGCATCTTGCGTGGCCTGTGGAGCGTCGAGGAGCGTGTCCGTCTGGTCCACGTAGAGGAACCGGGGGCGCTCGACGACGTCGACCGTCCACGTGGCGGGGCCGCTGTAGTTGCTGCTGCGGTCGAACGCCAGGGTCGTCACGCGGAACCGTCCCGTCGAGGGAAAGTCGAGGCCGCGCCAGAAGGTAGCGTCATACTCGGTGGAGCCCGGGAGCGCGGTGCGGTACTGCGCGCCCAGGTAGCTCCCGTCGAAGTACCACTCCGAGCCGTGCAGCCCGCCGGCCGGGCTGGTAGCGCGCGCGGAGAAGCCGACGCGCTCGCCCCGGTGGATGACGGCGGTGGAGGAAGAGGTGGGCCCCACGCGCTCCAGCTGGAGCTGCGCCTGGCCCAGCAGCGGCGTGAGCACGGCGAGGACCGCGAGCGCGGCGGGGAAGACGTGACGGATGGGCATGGCGTGGGCTCCTGTCGGGTACGGCGCGGAATCTAGCCGCTCGCACTCGGAGTCCCTCTGAGGCAACGCCCGTCCGCCCGCCCACCGTCCGTGCGGGACACCCGGCTAACGCCAGAGGAAGAAGACGCTGCTCATGCCCGCGCCGATGCTGAGGAACACCGTGGCGATGGCGATGAGGCACAGCACCAGGGCCTTGGCCCACGTCGCCACCCACGAGCCGCCGTACACGCGCCGCAGGGCGATGCCCACGTAGATGAGGAACGCGAGGTTGACGAGGGAGAAGCTGGGAACCCACGTCCCCAGGAGCGGGCGGAAGGGCTGACCGACGGCGCCCACGAGGAAGCGGAAGACGGCGACATGGAGCGCGAAGGTGAGGTGCTCGCCGAAGTAGCGCCGGGGCTGGCGGTAGAGCAGCGGCAGCGCACAGGCCAGCAGCAGCACGCCGCCGAGCTGCACGAGCTTGTTCACGCGCTGGAACCGGGCCTCCAGGTGCTCGCGGTGCACGGCGGGCTCCACGCCCTGCTCGCGCGCCGAGTACTCGACGAACGCCTGATAGCGCTCCGCGCCGTCGGCCATCATCACGTCCAGCCGGTAGAACGTGCCGCTGCCGAAGAGGAAGTACAGCGCGCCGACAAGGAGGAACAGCTTGCGCGCCGACAGGTAGGGCCCGAAGCGCCCCGAGTGGGCCTCCACGGTGAGGAACCCGGGCCGCGAGACGAGGAGCCACAGGGTGCGCCACAGGCGGCCGTCCAGGTGCAGCCGCTCCAGCAGCAGCTTCTTCATGTACGGCTGGAACTGCTGCTCGTCCCGGCTGAAGCGCTTCGCGCCACACTGCGCGCAGTAGGGCCCCGTCAGCTCCGCTCCACAGTCGGCGCAAGGCTCCACGGGAGGAGGCGACGGGGCGGCGACGGGCTCGGGGACAGCGGACATGAGCCGGAGAGTGTAGTGCGCGAGGCGGTGCACGGTCTCCTCCCCCTCCCAGCCGCGAGGTACGCTGGCCCCCGGACATGGCCCTGGACCCCAGCGACCTCATCCCCGACGTGCGCGACGGCCTCACCCGGGTCGAGCGCATCGTCCTCCACACGCTCCACCAGCTCCAGCAGGAGCGGGGCGGCCGCAACGTGCCCACGGCGATGCTCTACGGCTACGTGGTCGAGCACGTGAATCTCAGTCCCGACGAGTTCCAGCGCATCCTCGGGCGCCTCGTCGGCCGGCAGAGCCCGTGAGGCAGGCATGAGCACCCGTGGCCTACCGGTGCCGCTCGACCGGAGCATTCCCTTCGTCTCGGCGGTGGTGGACGTCATCGAGTGCCGGGGGGACCTCACCCGAGCCATCGAAGTGCTCACGGCGGCGGAGCAGCGCTGCGGCGTCGCCCTCTGGTGGGAACTGGCCGGGGACGATTCACTGCTGTCGCCGGGGTGCTTCGTCCCCTTGAACAGGGAGGCACCTCCGACGCTGAGCGCGACGCAGGCGCTGCTCCATCGTCCCTACGAAGAGTTCATCCAGGTCTTCGGCCCCGTGGACGAAGACGACCCCAGGTCCGCGGCCCTGGGCGACAGGCTCATGCAACTGCTCGGGGAGACGCACCTCATCCTGGCGGGGATGGACTGCGACAACGTCTTCGCGCGTACACCCGATGGCACCCTGAGCGCTTGGACCATGCGCGCGTGGGGAGCGTTCCTCGCGAGCTGGGCGAATGAGACAGGCTGGGGCCCCCACTACAGCAAGGGTGGGCAGCGCTACTCCTGGAAGTACATGGGCTTCTACAACCTGGGCGAGGAGACGCTGGAGCAGTACACGCGGTGGATGGAGGTCGTCCATGACGTGCTCCGCCAGAAGACGCTCCGCGCCCTGGAGGAGTGAGGCTGCGGCCCGTCCTGAGGTCAACCGGTCCGGCCAGTCCCCTTAAGAATCGGGACGAGCCGCTCGCGGACCTCAGCCATGAATGCTGCCAGTCCATTGTGCCGCCCTCGCTGCTCCAGCACCTCTAGCGGTGTCCCATCCAGACACTGCCGCTCGCGGTCCCAGTCATCCTGAATCAGCTCGTAGAGAGCCCGCTTGATGTCCTTCTTCGCTCCGTGCTCGCTCGCGTCGAGCTCGTGGGACTTGAGAACGGGGTCCATGGACAGGCGCTCCCGAAGGCTACGGAGCCGTGCCATCTCATCGGCGTTGGCAGGCTCGAAGCCCGCGAGCACCCAGGCTTCCCGCTTGGGCTCCGCCAGGGCAATGACCACCTGGAAGGGCCAGGGATGGGTGCTTCGTGCCTGTTCCAGCCCCTCGCGACGCGTCGGGTCGCCGTCACTGTCACGCACCAGCAGCACGGCGTCGGGCCTGCGCTCCAGCGAGGCAAAGAGCAGGAGGGCCTGCCGGGCAATGAATGCATCCGGTCGGCCGGACTCTCCACCGAAGAACCCGAAGAGGCTCTTGATTCCTCGCTGCGCCAGTTCCTCACGCACCTTCTGCCAGCGTATGAACCTGTCCTCTGGGAGCGCGTTGACTCCAGTCCATCTATAGATGGTGTCGCGCACCTCAGGGACGAGCCAGTCGACCTCCGCGGCCAGAACCCGGTCTGCGATGCCACACGCAGTGAGCTGGTCCGCCCGCGCCTCGCAGACGACCCCGAACTCATAGGAGGGCTCACTCATTCGCCGCGGCCCCACCCAGCTTTCCAATCCACTCCTCGCCCACGGTGCTCCAGAACTCGCCTGGGGCCATCAGGCCCTTCCACTTCTCGAACTCAGGATGTGCGGTGAGCTTTTCGCAGCGGGCGAAGCCGTTCTCCGCGAGGAAGGTCATCCGGACTTCCTCCGGGCGCAGATAGTTCAGGATGAAGGGCGAGTGGCTGGTAGCAATGATCTGGAGCCCAGGATCGTTCTTCTGAATTGTGCGTAACGCATCAACAAGGCGAGCTTGAGCTGCCGGATGAAGCGACAGCTCAATATCATCAAGCAACACGAGCCGGGGCTTGCTGGGACCCATGAGTGCAGTGAGAAGCCCGAGCACCATCAGCGTGCCCTCTCCCGCCGCGCCGGGAGAAACACCCTTCGCACCGCGCATGTCGAAGACGATCTGGTTTCCCCAGAGCGTGCGCCTTTCTACGATCTCCTGGTCCTGTTCGTGCGACGCGTAAATCCGCGCCGCTGTCAGCTCTACCGTAGCGCGCTCGATGCGGATGCGACGTACCGCAGGGACGACCAGCTTGAGAGCTCCTTCAATACGGGCAAAGACCTCATCCTCGCTCAGCTTGAGGTAGGCCAGGACGGACGCAAGGCCACTTCCATCCGTCGACATGCTGGGAACGAGTTCCTCGCTGTAGGAAGCCTCCGCGAGCCGGCCTGGGACAAACCGCAAGATCGCGGTCGCGCTCAGTCCAGCCCGAAGCGGCTGGATGGCTTCGAGATCTCCCACCGTCAACGGTCCCATGTTGGCGCTAGGTTTCAAACGGCTGTCGCCAATCCAAAACGTCTGTCCACCCCAAGTGCATGCCAGACCGAATGGCAACTCTCGGAACGTTTTTCGCTGCACCCAATCGGCGGCACTGATGGCTCTCGCCATGCCCTTCATGCCATTCCACCCGCCAAGGGCGCCGAGTTCGACGGGGGACTGGACACCATGCGACTGCACCGGCGGTCCAGGCCAGGAGTCCTTGCCGCCCGCCAACATCGCATTGACGACGGTGGAGAGAAGATGCAGCCCCTCCAGCAGCGTCGTCTTCCCAGACGCATTGGGCCCCACCAGCACCGTGAAGGGCTCCAGCTCCAGGTCGAGCGAGCGGTACGCCTTGAAGTTGCGGAACTGGACCTTCTCGATCACGGCCACCCCTCCTGACGTCGCGCAGCCTACCCCTCTCCCGTGAGGGAGAGGGGAAAGTCCCGCCCGATCAGCTCTTGGTGAGGGGCCGGTACCGGATGCGGTGCGGCTCCAGCGCCTCGGGGCCCAGGCGCTTCTTCTTGTCCGCCTCGTAGTCCTGGAAGTTGCCCTCGAAGAAGAACGCCTTGCTGTCCCCCTCGAACGCCAGGATGTGCGTGGCGATGCGGTCCAGGAACCACCGGTCGTGGCTGATGACCACCGCGCAGCCCGCGAAGCTCAAGAGCGCGTCCTCCAGGCTCCGCAGCGTCTCCACGTCCAGGTCGTTCGTGGGCTCGTCGAGCAGCAGGAGATTCCCACCGCTCTTGAGCATCTTCGCCAGGTGCACGCGGTTGCGCTCGCCGCCGGACAGGTCCTTCACCCGCTTCTGCTGGTCCTGGCCCTTGAACGCGAAGCCCGCCAGGTACGCGCGGCTGGGCACCTGCCCGCCCTTGCCCAGGTCGATGAAGTCCAGCCCGCCGTTCACCTCCTGGAACACCGAGTTGTCGCCGTTCAGCGCGTCGCGGCTCTGGTCCACGTAGGCCAGCTTCACCGTCTCGCCCACCCGCAGCTCGCCCGCGTCCGGCGTCTCCACGCCCGTCATCATCCGGAACAGCGTCGTCTTACCCGCGCCGTTGGGCCCAATCACGCCGACGATTCCGCCCGGCGGCAGCTTGAAGTTCAGGTCGTCCACCAGCAGCCGGTCGCCGTACGCCTTGCGCAGCCCCTTGGCCTCCACCACCAGCCCGCCCAGCTTCGGCGCGGGGGGGATGATGATTTCACCCGTCGCCTCGCGCTTCTCCTGCGACTGGTTGAGCAGGTCCTCGTACGCGGCGATACGCGCCTTGCTCTTCGCCTGGCGCGCCTTGGGCGACTGGCGCACCCACTCCAGCTCGCGCTTGAGCGTCTTCTGCCGGTGGCTCTCCGACTTCTCCTCCAGCGCCAGCCGGTTCTGCTTCTGCTCCAGCCAGCTGGAGTAGTTGCCCTTCCAGGGCACCCCCTCGCCGCGGTCCAGCTCCAGAATCCACTCGGCCGCGTTGTCCAGGAAGTACCGGTCGTGGGTGATGCAGACGATGGTGCCCTTGTACTCCTTCAGCGCCACCTCCAGCCACGCGACGCTCTCCGCGTCCAGGTGGTTGGTGGGCTCGTCCAGCAGCAGCAGGTCCGGCTTCTCCAGGAGGATGCGGCACAGCGCCACGCGGCGCTTCTCACCGCCGGACAGCTTCGTCACGTCCGCGTCGCCCGGGGGCAGCCGCAGCGCGTCCATCGCCATCTCGAGCGTCCGGTCCAGCTCCCAGCCGTTCACCGAGTCGATGTAGTCCTGGAGCCGGCCCTGCTCGGCCAGCAGCTTCTCCATGGCCGCGTCGTCCATGGGCTCGGCGAACTTCGCGCTGACCTCGTTGAAGCGGTCCAGCGCGGCCCGAATCTCCTTCAGGCCCAGCTCCACGTTCCCCTTCACGTCCAGCGTGGGGTCGAGCTGCGGCTCCTGCGCCAGGTAGCCCACCTTCGCCGTGGGGTCCGGCTTGGCCACGCCGAAGAACTCGGTGTCCACGCCCGCCATGATGCGCAGCAGCGTGGACTTACCCGAGCCGTTGGGGCCGATGACACCAATCTTCGCGCCCGGGAAGAACGACAGGTAGATGCCCTTGAGGATCTCCTTGCTGTTCTTGACCTTGCGCAGGTCCTGCATCGTGAAGATGAAATTCTGGGCCATCGCGGCTTTCCTGCCTCCGGCGGGGTGAAGGGCACAGCGGATACCAGGGTGGAACACCGCACTCAAGGCGCGAGCGTCCCTACCGTCCGCAACCCCAAGCCCCCCCGGCGGCCCGAGCACGCCAGCCCGGCCACCGAGCACGGGCCACGGGAGTCTTCCCCGAGGCCCATGCCCGAGGCACCGCTCACAGCCGCCCGAGGTACTCCTGGGCGAGCGCCCGGATGGTCGGGTCCGGGTCGCCGAGGAAGGCCGAGACGAACTGGGGCGAGCGGCTGCGCTCGGCGAGCACCGCGAGCGTCTTGCGGCGCACCGCCGGGTCCGGCTGGCCGGGCATGGCCTGGAGCGCCTGCGCCATGACGGCGTCCAGCGGGGCCAGCTCGTTGAACAGGTCCACCACGCCCAGGCGCACCTCCACGCTCGGGTCTGACATGAAGAGCGAGAAGATGCGGTGGGCCGCCTGCGGGTCGGCCACCTGCCGCAGGGCGCTCGCCGCCGCCAGCCGCACGTTGGCGTCCGGGCTGTCCAGGTAGCGCTCGGCCAGGGCCAGCGTGGCCGGCTCGCCGATGTTGCCCAGGCCCAGGAGCGCCAGCTCCTGACGCTCCGGGTCCTTCGCCCGGGCCAGCGCGTCCACCAGCGCCCCCTGCCACTGCGACACGTCCTCGCCGCGCTCCTTCGCCAGCCGGCCCTGGTGCCCCACCAGCAGCGCCGCGTTGACGGCGATTTCGGCGGGTACGTCCAGCATCTCGCCGCGCAGCGTCTGCAGGAGCGCGTCACGGCCCGTCCACTCCAGCGTGTCCTGCGTGCCGATGCCCTGGAGCGCCGCCGCGTAGCCCTCCTCCGGCATCCCCTTGGAGGCGAGCACGTTGAGCGCGAGCGTCTGTCCCTCGACGCCCAGGCCCACGACCTGGGCCACCACGGCGGACAGCACGTCGGCGGGCACCGGGTCCTTCAGGTCCGTCAGCACGGGGAGCAGCGACTGGCGTGCCACCGCCGGGTGGCTGGAGAAGAGCGACACCAGGTCCTTCAGCAGCGGGCGGGCGTCCTCCGCCTGTGGGTCGAACCGGGGCAGGCGCCGCAGGGCGGCCATCAGCTCCACCAGCTTGCGCTCCACCTCGGCGGGCTCGAGCCCCACCGTCCCGGGCCGGGCGGTGACGGAGGAGCGGGCCGCTTCCGCCACGCGGCGGGGGTCCACGTCCCGCAGGGCCACCAGGTGCTCCTCCAGCGAGGACGGCGGCGCCGTGTCCGCGAAGGCCTCCAGCCCCGCGGGCTGCACGGAGTACGTCTCCTCCACGTCCGAGTCCATGAGCGGGTGGCGCACCTGCGTGCGGAAGCGCGCCTCCACGGCGAGCACCCGCCGCTCCTCCAGGCTGAAGCGGATGCGCGCCTTGCCCATCGTCTTCACGTCCTTCTCGCGCAGGCCCACGCCGTCCGCCTCGGCGGGCGAGGCGTGGTGGAGTTCCTGGTAGTGCTTCGTCTTGCCGACGAGCAGCGTCTGGCCGTCGCGGGCCTCCACCTTGTAGGCGCCGTTGTAGCGGCCGAAGCTGTCGTGCTCCTCGGCGTTCCACTCCTCGGGCGGACGGCCGGGGACGCTGGCGGCCATCAGCTCCAGGACGTTGAAGAGCTGCGGCAGGGCCTGGGGCTTGAGCTCCGGGGCCACCTTCACGCCGAGGACCTTGTTGCGCGGGTCCAGCTGCACGAAGGCCTCGGCGCCGTCGAGCAGCTTCGCCTGCTGCTCGCTGAGGAACGCCTCGTCCTGGGCGGACATCCCGCTGCCGGGGTACGTGGAGCGCGAGCCGGTGTCCTTCCAGCGCAGCCGGACCCAGCGGCCCTCCGCGCCCGGCACCGGCCTCCACTCCAGCAGGCCGGAGACCTTCGTCACCACCTCGGTCTTCGCGTTGTCGGTGGTCACCTGCTGCTTCGCGTTCGGGTCCAGCCCGCTCGCCATCTTCGAGATGTCCAGGGTGAAGCGCAGGTCGTGCTCCACGCGGTAGACGGCGCGCGAGGCCCGCTGGCCCGGCTCGGGGAGCGCGGGCAGCGGCGGTTCGGGGAGCTCCTCGTCCCGTGAGGAGGCAACAGGCGGGGTGGCCGTGGGCGTCGGCTGCGTGCGGCTCAGCAGCAGCCCGGCCGCGGCGAGCAGGGCCGCCACGGCCAGGACGACCGCGGCGACCCTCCGGTGCTTGCTCGGGGGGGTGGACTTCATGGGTTGACTCCTACGGGGTAGAGGATGGGGTCAGCGGCCTAGAGCACGGGGCAGGGAGGCATGCGGCAGGTGCCGCCGCCGTTGCAGTCGACCGGGCAGTTCTCGCCCAGCGAGCAGCGGCCATCGCCGCAGCGGACGATGGTGCAGGTGCCGCCGCAGTCCTCGTTGCAAAGGCAGGACGTCTCGCCGCCGTTGCACACGCCGTCGCCGCAGCTGGGCCACAGGGTGTCGTAGTTGGTCTTCAGCGCCGTGCAGCTGATGGGCGTCAGGCCGGCGAAGCTGGGGTACCAGTACCGCTCGAACAGGGTGGCGGGCGCGCCGTCACCGCCCCAGGTCCCGCTGCCAATCTTGTGCTTCCACGTCTTGTGGCCGATGAAGAACTTCGCGGTGAGGTACGC
This DNA window, taken from Pyxidicoccus xibeiensis, encodes the following:
- a CDS encoding AAA family ATPase, which encodes MIEKVQFRNFKAYRSLDLELEPFTVLVGPNASGKTTLLEGLHLLSTVVNAMLAGGKDSWPGPPVQSHGVQSPVELGALGGWNGMKGMARAISAADWVQRKTFRELPFGLACTWGGQTFWIGDSRLKPSANMGPLTVGDLEAIQPLRAGLSATAILRFVPGRLAEASYSEELVPSMSTDGSGLASVLAYLKLSEDEVFARIEGALKLVVPAVRRIRIERATVELTAARIYASHEQDQEIVERRTLWGNQIVFDMRGAKGVSPGAAGEGTLMVLGLLTALMGPSKPRLVLLDDIELSLHPAAQARLVDALRTIQKNDPGLQIIATSHSPFILNYLRPEEVRMTFLAENGFARCEKLTAHPEFEKWKGLMAPGEFWSTVGEEWIGKLGGAAANE
- a CDS encoding GNAT family N-acetyltransferase produces the protein MEHSYRDYTLRRAVAEELPALPEVERLAAEQFHHSPHPFAAGLPVQSLEQLREHHQRGDVWVAVAKDGTVAAFTICKPLDGAVFIVEADVHPGHARRGLGAALFELIARWARAEGYPALLLTTFGDVAWNAPYYERLGFRILRDDEQGPGLRAIREAETRFGLPPESRVSMKRVLDSER
- a CDS encoding HEAT repeat domain-containing protein, producing the protein MKSTPPSKHRRVAAVVLAVAALLAAAGLLLSRTQPTPTATPPVASSRDEELPEPPLPALPEPGQRASRAVYRVEHDLRFTLDISKMASGLDPNAKQQVTTDNAKTEVVTKVSGLLEWRPVPGAEGRWVRLRWKDTGSRSTYPGSGMSAQDEAFLSEQQAKLLDGAEAFVQLDPRNKVLGVKVAPELKPQALPQLFNVLELMAASVPGRPPEEWNAEEHDSFGRYNGAYKVEARDGQTLLVGKTKHYQELHHASPAEADGVGLREKDVKTMGKARIRFSLEERRVLAVEARFRTQVRHPLMDSDVEETYSVQPAGLEAFADTAPPSSLEEHLVALRDVDPRRVAEAARSSVTARPGTVGLEPAEVERKLVELMAALRRLPRFDPQAEDARPLLKDLVSLFSSHPAVARQSLLPVLTDLKDPVPADVLSAVVAQVVGLGVEGQTLALNVLASKGMPEEGYAAALQGIGTQDTLEWTGRDALLQTLRGEMLDVPAEIAVNAALLVGHQGRLAKERGEDVSQWQGALVDALARAKDPERQELALLGLGNIGEPATLALAERYLDSPDANVRLAAASALRQVADPQAAHRIFSLFMSDPSVEVRLGVVDLFNELAPLDAVMAQALQAMPGQPDPAVRRKTLAVLAERSRSPQFVSAFLGDPDPTIRALAQEYLGRL
- a CDS encoding DUF3667 domain-containing protein; translated protein: MHRLAHYTLRLMSAVPEPVAAPSPPPVEPCADCGAELTGPYCAQCGAKRFSRDEQQFQPYMKKLLLERLHLDGRLWRTLWLLVSRPGFLTVEAHSGRFGPYLSARKLFLLVGALYFLFGSGTFYRLDVMMADGAERYQAFVEYSAREQGVEPAVHREHLEARFQRVNKLVQLGGVLLLACALPLLYRQPRRYFGEHLTFALHVAVFRFLVGAVGQPFRPLLGTWVPSFSLVNLAFLIYVGIALRRVYGGSWVATWAKALVLCLIAIATVFLSIGAGMSSVFFLWR
- the ettA gene encoding energy-dependent translational throttle protein EttA — translated: MAQNFIFTMQDLRKVKNSKEILKGIYLSFFPGAKIGVIGPNGSGKSTLLRIMAGVDTEFFGVAKPDPTAKVGYLAQEPQLDPTLDVKGNVELGLKEIRAALDRFNEVSAKFAEPMDDAAMEKLLAEQGRLQDYIDSVNGWELDRTLEMAMDALRLPPGDADVTKLSGGEKRRVALCRILLEKPDLLLLDEPTNHLDAESVAWLEVALKEYKGTIVCITHDRYFLDNAAEWILELDRGEGVPWKGNYSSWLEQKQNRLALEEKSESHRQKTLKRELEWVRQSPKARQAKSKARIAAYEDLLNQSQEKREATGEIIIPPAPKLGGLVVEAKGLRKAYGDRLLVDDLNFKLPPGGIVGVIGPNGAGKTTLFRMMTGVETPDAGELRVGETVKLAYVDQSRDALNGDNSVFQEVNGGLDFIDLGKGGQVPSRAYLAGFAFKGQDQQKRVKDLSGGERNRVHLAKMLKSGGNLLLLDEPTNDLDVETLRSLEDALLSFAGCAVVISHDRWFLDRIATHILAFEGDSKAFFFEGNFQDYEADKKKRLGPEALEPHRIRYRPLTKS